Below is a genomic region from Henckelia pumila isolate YLH828 chromosome 3, ASM3356847v2, whole genome shotgun sequence.
GTTTTGTTATCATACTTGCTGGACTGACTACATTGACGTGATCATGTTGGCTCCATGATCAGCTTAGAGCTTAAAAAGCAACATAACTACATTTTCTCTAAAATATGGAACAGGCCAAGTCTATCTTTGTTGAAGAGTTGAAAAATATGGGAGTTTCAGAAACTTACGTGATCTTTATATTATTTATGCATGTCGTCATATTCATATTCATGAAGCTCTTGAATTTTATGTACTTATTTGAATCAGACACTAAAGTTGATTGTTGGTTTCTCAGATGCAAGTGAACAACTTCATATTTTTTACTTTAATTGAAGTTTCCCTTGATACTGTCACAGTTGCGCGGTTGAAAAATCATCCAGGGGCTACCATTCATATGCTAAACACTAGTAACAGGGATATCACAAAAGAACAAATATACTCCACCTTATTAGACTTACTGCAAAATCACTAGATCCCACCCAAAACTCGTGCTGCGGATTTCGAGAACAGAGACGTCTTTGCTTTGGTGAAGCATCTGTTGCACACAACAGATTTTTGAAAGTTATCGGCAATTTTCGGTGACATCCTTGGAATTTTGGTCCTAGAAATTTGCTGACATGTTGAGTATGAAACATAGTTTGATTCAGAAGGTGAGATGTGAAGCTTTCGCTTGGTAAGAATTAGACTACAAAGTGATTGGACCTTGCTTCTTGGTTCCCACTAATTTCTTTTATACTACAAAGGTGAAATGCTTTCACTCTGTTGATTTTGTAGCACTTGATTAGATTTTGATTTTGTATGAATTGACTCTTCGAAGTCACAGCCAAGTGGGAGTGAAATACATAGACATGGCCTGTGTGAAAGAAAGGAATGGTTTTCCAAATTGTTTTCCAAGCCCATTATATTGAAGGACCTCCAAATCAACTCAAAAAACGTCTTTGAGTCCATTATATTAAAGGGCCGGAAATCAATAATATCACTAAAATTGTTGTGAAGACAACAACTCGAAGAAAACACAAATAATCAGTCCAACACTGAAGCATTGTTtgcaatcacaaaacaaaaactAATTTCAGAATCATTCATAAATCACTTGGACAAAATCATGATATCTTGCAAATACTCCCTAATATTTGAGTGATAAAAACAAAAGGAAACATGCAATTATGTAACCATAGAGGATGAACTATAAAGCATGTGTGAAAATGGCACAAATGAGGGAAAAAAAAGTAGAGATAAGAGGGTATTCCATGAAAAGGTTAGTTTGATGATGGGGTGCCTGGTTTACAATATGAATAGATTCCTTGAGGAGTAATAGTTTAAGGACCATGCACATGCTACACGCTTCCGACATCATTTGATAAGGCCTCCTTTACAACCTAATTAAAGCCCCACCCCCAAACCAACTAGCTCCATGCACAAGTACCACTTTTTATTCCATCACTCTAAAAGtcacttttattattttacattaaTACAAAACACCAAAGCCCACGTGCTCCAACCCCCCACCCATGGCCTCATACGTTATATTCTTTCCGTCGTACTTGTTCACGCTATATTTACTTTTTCACTCGTTTCATTTATATATAGTCAAATTTTCATTTTCAGCATTATCTTTCTTATGTTTTTTAAATTAGACAAAAACTTTTGTCAGACGCTCTCAcgagttaattttgtgagacgaatCTTTTATTTGGATTatccatgaaaaaatattttttttttatgccaAAGTATTTACTTTTGTTGTAAATATGAATATGATTGATCCATCTCACAATAGACCAACTTATCATTAACTActtgtataatttattttaccCGATTAAAATCTTTATTAAGGACAAAATCAGAAATAATTgctttataaaatttatttttccaaaaaaattacaTATGATTGAGCTAATTTTCTAACTCAAAACTCAAAAGTGCTTTTTAGAAGCAGTTCTAAGATAGTGTTTGAAagaatttatttcaaaattttgttaaaaaaactgagaagtgcttcctagaagttttctcaaacactacctgAATATTATCTAAATGAGTGGGACGGATGGATAATATATAATGTCCGTTTAATTATACTCACAAGTGGGAAAAATCACTTGGGGTTTGGTCTTAAACAAACTAGTGTGATGATTACAAGTGCTCGTTGTTGCGCCTAATTTCATGATTTGCGCGTAATAAATGGAAAAGTTATAATTTTTCACACTGTTTCTTGGCTTTAATTAGCCCTCACCTAATTTCATGTTTTGGGCGTAAAACATTATTTCCTGTACATTCACAGCATTAATAGAAATGAtaccaaattaaataaacattcTTAAAGCCTCTAATTAAGAGACTCGTGCTATAGATAaattaaacttttttttattttaaaaaaaaaatgaaaactaCATGCGTAACACGAAGTACAGGATTTTACAAGGAAgtctataaatttaatcacatacatacatgcatgcatgcatttgTTGTTATTCTATACAATTGCATGTCTTCTACCAATATTTTATGGTGTGTATAAAATCTTTCGTGAAATTGACTTGCAAGCACGTCTGTGAAATTCGACCGAGGCTTTAATTTGCAAGTTTTATAATCGATTTTTCACTGTTCAAATTAAAAACCAAGTTGTGGATCTTAATTAATAACTCGTAATTTTGGGTCAAATTTAAGTATATGTATAAGATTAGTTGTTAATTAAATGGTAGCTAGGATTTTAGCATATGATTAAAATATTTCCAGCTGGAGACGAACTCTAAACCCACATGATCATCGAGATtattgacatatatatatattaatcatTATTCACTATTTGTCCAATATTCGCATCAAACTATTGATCCGAATTAACACACTAATTTCATGGTCAAATTCTCATGATGCATGAACACCCCTTTTGCATTTTTCAAACGTACgaaattttatgatttattttttaattttattttttgggaaAATAACAATATTTgtgttcaataaaaaaaaatttattggttCCTCTAAAATTGAGGAGAATATCCCAGAAAGACGAATGATTGGGTGCAGAGTGGAATTTTGCTGATGCTGACATTTCCAAtcccaaataataataataataattactaaATGTGTATGTCTTTTTATTTATCGAAAATTGAGCCAAATGGCGCATAACAATATATATCTTTTCTGTTTTTCTGAGCTGTATTTACTGTTTTTTGATTTGACTCAattattaactaattaattttcattataaaaaatttacgTAACATTCGGAGCCGTAAGCGTCCGCTGAAAAGTCTCGCCGGCCTCCTTGGTTAATTTATTTACCATTCTATAGTAATAATTAAATgacacacatatatatgtatataataataTGCAATTTATTATATACAAAACATCACACTTATTATCTCTTCCTgacatatatataattgttaAAAAATATTCTTTGAATCTTGGTTGGTATTGACTCGATCCTCGTTCGATTGAGAATATAATATTCTATTTAGCATCAACTACGTACCGAAAAAACTAAGCGGTTTATATGCTTGTGTAAAACTAAatagtattttaaaaaattaatatagtgaTGTTTATTACAGTTGtatatctttactattttataatGATTTTTACCTCTTAGAAAACCTGTGTTGGTAGTTTAAGTTTTACACTAAATTTTTGttctttattaaaaattatgatTACATACATTTTTAACTAAAAACAATGTAAaaccacacacatacatatatatatatatatatatatatatcaaaattagTCCTAAAAagcacttatatatatatatatcaaaattagTCCTAAAAAGCAAAGTGCAACTTCCAAACACGTCAATGCCACATGACCACAAACTAACTTCTCTATTTTTTTCTTCATAATTCATAACATTTGTTTTCTTCAACATCTTGAATTATCTAACTCAttttaaaatgaattttatCTCAGAAAAGTGCATActcgaataattttttttgaccacattaaaattttaaaatttttatatagttttaattaaaaaataaaaactttattTACTCGCAATACATGTGCTCCGGTGTCTATTTTTGATTAAAGAGGTCGAGTTCAATCTATCtttataatatatatccaaGTATATCTAGTGACAatccatatttatttatatatgtaaattataAAATGgtgttaaaaaaataatcaatgcCAGTTTTGTAAAATATCAGGTTGAAATTTATGAGAAGGGATTGTGAGACTACAAATTGGACCTTTTTTTCCTATCAACATctgtaataaatattatattcataAATAAGGATGGAGACCGCATTTAAAGAGGAAATATCCATATATTTGGCCATAAAAACAGATCACCATTAAAAAGCATGGGGAGTTTGATTTGGTATAGTGAGAGAGAAAATGTTATAAAAATAGATACAAAAACTTTTTTGAGATATAGTTTTAGGAGTTAATTTTTTGATACAAAtctttatgaaaaaaatattattattttattataattatagatCGGATCGACCGATCGTAATTTTCAAAATTGtcataaatatgattttttcctTCTTATTTTAAcagtttataaaataaaaataataaaaatgaagGGATTCAATCACCATGGCACACCCGTTGGAAGGGGAGGGTAAGAGAAATCATCTAATATTACGTCCCAAAATGCTATGAGGTGCTCGGGAATGGTCGAAATTAGTTGAATAGGAGGATCACTGTGActatattttttgataaatttataaaaaaagaaaatgatttatCTGTTATCATGGATGATTGGTTACGAAGAAATTATTTCGTTTATAGGATAATCGGATCTATTGCTCTTTTTTTGTATCTATTTCGCTTTAGGGGTTGATTCAGAGTTACAACATTTGTAAGTTTATGGTATGTTCATGTATTGACAAGTAAATTTTGGGCAATAACATTggtaaaaactttttttttttccctctaaaaaattaataaaaaagttTCATTAATGTTATTTTAGTGATTATCCGATCCGtaatagtatttatatttttctttaagttgtttttaattataaaaaggAGTGCACTAATTCGTCTTAAGATAATAAATTTGTCATCCGAGTTCGAAACTCAAAATATCTtataaattatttgaaatacTTTTCAcacaaaaaacaacaaaaaagaagagaaaaagaaTGTGAAGAAAAACAAGTCCACTGCACCTTCCATGCTACCATGGTGCACTTGATTCTTAACCAATTATAATTTTCATATAATAaagcaattaattaattaatcttcagaattaattaaattaaatattaaaaaaaaaacagcaaAGAGAGAGATACAGAGGTGGCTTTTGGGTTCTTGATTGCGTGATTTACAGCAATGGTTGTCATCACATTATTCTTTCTTTTTGTTAAGagcaattatatattaattttaccATATCATTATCCCCTCAGAAGCTAGCTAACAATTCTTCTGTTAGTATGCAAAAACTTTTCTTTCAAGGCCCATTCTCCATCCCATTTCGTGCTCAAGTTCTGGCGGTAAAGATTTGTTTTCTTTGCAAAGTTCACATTTTTTGAGCTGTTGATGCCGAACCCAGAATCATTAATTAATGCTCAAAGGGTATGGATCATATGaccttttgttttctttttatgtttcTCCGGAATTTGGAATGTGCTTGTTATCCTTCCATTCTCTTGATGGGTGCGTTTGAATTCTTGGGCAGTACTGGGTTGTTAATGAAGAGGAATTTATGAATCACTGATATGTTTACAGTTTCATTAGTTACGGGATCTTGGGTTCTTGAATTTTAGTTGATTGGAGGAATTTTCAGTTTAGATCAAATTTATGGTCATCGTTAATGAAATGTGAGaggtattaaattttttttctgggAGCTTTAAGTTTATACCGTTGTCTTCCCTGTGATCTTGCATTTACcctttttggtttttttttttttttcttcttttagaGAGATTCTTTTTTCTTGTTGTGAAAGTTTCTTTTGCTACACTGTTGCATTTATGTAAAGGAAAATCTCTCTTCCAGGAGAATGTCCTTTTTCAGACGTGTCAAAAGATGAATTGGCTTCAAATAGTCACAATTTTAATTAGTTTACATTCTTATTATGATCCTTTGCTTCATTTGTGAACAGCATTAATCAACCAATGAGACAATCTCGGTTTTGACCAATTTGCAGTTGCTGGCCTCTGTGTTCCTAAGAAATATTGCTGCTTTAGATTTAGAGATTTGGGAATTCTAGAATGCAAATTACAATCTTGGGACCATTTAGTGTGTGTATTAACATATTTGATTTTGGTAAAACCACTATTTCTGTTGATTTTTGTAACACTGTTTCCCTGCTTCTGCAGGATTGGATTGTCTTTCCACAATAAAGCATTTAGTTTCCTTTCGAGGATGTAGAGTCACATAAATATTTGCAGAACAGTTATTTTTGCATGGGAATTTTGTTCCATTTTCTTGATATCGACTAAGACTACATGGCAAAAAAAGTTGTTTCACATCAGAGACATGTTGGGGGTAAGTGTGAACCTGTTCTTGTAGCTAAAAGAGATGGCAGAACTACCAAGAGTTGCTTAGTTTATTTGTTTCATCACACTGACACTTGTAATAATTTTCAGATGAAGCCTCCCGTGTGCTCACGGAATTAGTTCATCTAGAAgtgattttgtttctttgatccATGAGCAGTGATTATGTTTTTGAGAAAATACTGCAGTCTGTGTAATTTGAATTATATTAACAGATCGCACTAATATGTTTCCTAGGCACAATGTTcctttaaacttaaaaaaatagaaaGCTTAACTGCTAAACTATGAAAACTGAAAAGGTGGAGCATTTTATTCTTTTCGAAACTCTTTCAATAAGCTAAGTGgtgagaaaaaaaatttctatttcTTTGAGCTTTTCAGGTTTGGAGGCACCACGAAACAGTTTGGAGTTTCCGGTGGAGACATCGTATGGCTTATGTGCTGTAAGAGATAACATACTGGTAAGAGTTATTGCCTTGTACTGCTgtccatataaaattttcctTTTCATTACTCTCATTTTATTGTTTGCATACATTTTATTTGATTCATGTATCCACTCGGTGTTGTTGATTAGCTGCTATGGTCACACTCCTCTTCTTTGCTACAAAACAACGAATTTCTTGTTTTCTTGGATGTTCTATTCTGATTCCAACTGATTATCAAACTTGTCTCTGACGATCTCTTTAATTCCACAAAACAATTGGAAGATGGTTATTTCTTATCATTCATTTGGTTTGCTGCATGTGTTCAGTATGCTTATAAAGTTACGAAGGAGTCATCTGACAAGAACTACCATCCCTCTGAGGCCCCAATGAAAAGGTTGATCAGCGAGGAGATTgccgaaaaattaaaaatgaaaaaaaattcaccTAGCATAGTGGCTCGTCTAATGGGAGTTGATATGCTACCCTTCGATTCAAAAGCTGCGCTAGAAGTGGTTgaagtaaaaaataaaacttcggAAGGCAAGTTGTTGGGCAAGGAACGATCAGTTAAAGGCTCGGTTCGCCATGTCCTTCCTGCCTCAAATCCCTCTCAGCAGCTGGAACCCGGTTCCCTTAACCATCATATTGACAGCTATTCTGGAACATGTGGCACTCGTGTAAAGTTGAACAAGCCAAAGCCTCGAGAACATCCTCAAGAAGAAGAACTGCAGAGGTTTAAGAAAGAATTTGAAGCTTGGCAAGCTGCAAGATTTAGGGAATGTTCTAAGGTTGTAGAATACAGCAGCGACATAATACAGTTGGTTGCACAAGCAGACCTCAACAGAGAAAAGACTTATTGTTATTCTAATTCTAAAAGAATTGAGACTGGTGATAGACTGAGAGAACCCAAGGATCTTGCGGTTCTAGCAGGGCCACATGAAACACTTACTCTGCAGAACCGCAAAATGAAAAGCAAATATTGTCCAGCCGAGGAGAAGGAATCTCTATATTCAAATAGGATAACTCAAACTGACATATGTGCATCTCAGATGATGAATTCTGATCTCTCACTTGATATGGTTTCAGCTCCCACCAAGATTGTTATTTTACAGCCCGGTCCTGGAAGATTGAGTCTTTTTGAAGATTCATGGAATAATACGCCTAGCACTTCAGAAGAGAGAGGTAGCATAGAAGATTTCCTTGAAGAGGTGAAAGAAAGACTGAAGAATGAACTTCAAGGTAAAAGTTCTAAAAAGAGGACAACTGCTAGAGGAGGAGAAATCGAGACTCCTTATTGGGGAAAGCCTTCCGAACCAAAACAAATAGCTCAGCATATAGCTCAACAAGTCAGAGATGGCGCGGCAAAAGAACTTGGGATGAATTTACATCGGTCAGAGTCCACAAGGTCATACAGAAGTGAAATTCAGTTTAATGGAACAGATTCTCCCGAGTTCATTAACAGAGACACAAGAAAATTCTTGACAGAGAGGCTGACAAATGTTCTGAAAGGAGAAGCACATCGAGAAATTTCTTTGTCTGTCCCGGATAGAACTAAAAGATCAGTGTCAGGTGGTGATAAAATGAGCTACCCTGATAATTTTACTAGTGAACTAGAAACTCAAAGTCTGGCTTTTAGACGGGAGTTTGATGACAGTGTAGTGCAGCACAAACAACTTTCCCCTCGAAACCTGGTTAGATCTTTGTCTGCTCCAGTATCAGGAACTTCATTTGGGAAGCTCCTTCTTGAGGATCGCCATATACTAACCGGGGCACAAATAAGGAGGAAACATGAAGTTTTTGAGAAAGCCTCGTTGACTACCAAAAAACAGAAAAAGGATAGGTTCAACATTAAACAAAAGGTTTCAAGCTTTAAATACAGCTTGACTCTCCGAGGTAGGTTGTTTCGTAGGAGAGTTAAGTCGATACAGGAACCACCTCAAAAGAATAAACACTTCTTAAAAGACATCACGAGTGGACCAACTGTGATGATGAATTTCTGCGAAACACGCGTAAGGATCTTATTTGAGTCTCCCTTCCGAATATTAGATGCATTGTTCTAATCAAGTCATCTATCTTCTAAACGTTGTTGACTGTTGTTTATTCTAGGAAAATTTCACTGAAGTGCCGCCAAGCCCCGCATCTGTGTGCAGCAGCATTCATGAAGAGTGCTGGAGGCCAACAGATTACTTAAGTACAACACCATCTTCAGGTGTACATCAGCTGGAGGAAAGTGAGATGCCTCAAGTGTTCAAGGAAATAAACTCAAACTTGAATGGTGGGTAAATGGAACTATGGATTCACTTATGTAGTCTACTGATTAATTTTGGTAATCAATATTTTGCTGATACATGATGTTAAAACATtttcaatattaaatataacTGCCAGTTAAAATTTTTGGTTGGCTGGAATTCGAAATTTGTCAGTATAAATGCCGAATCAATTTCTCTTAAACTCCAAAACCTTTTGACTATGAGAATTAACTTTACAGTAAGAAAATGATGCAAATTCAGCGCATAATACGATTGATACCATGACATGATCATCTACATGTATTAATTTCTCCAGATATtctaaaatattttctcatagcTTATCATTTCTCCTTTTTTACTTTTGATCATGCAGAGTTGCGAAGAAGACTGAGTCAACTCGACGGTTCTTTTCCAGTGGAGACTATAAACGAACAGCAACCAATGGAAGTTGAAATAGACATAGAGGATCATGATGAAGCCTTTGTTAGAGATTTGCTTGTGGCTGCAGGTCTGTATGATGGTTCACTGAGTCGTTCTTTGTCTAAATGGGATCCACTTGGTAAGTCTATCAGCTATCAAGTCTTTGAAGAGGTGGAGGATTCTTATAGACGACAAGCCACTAAGGATAACGAAATGTGCACAAAATATCATGGAGAAAAATCAAGTCACAAGATGATTCTTGATTTGTTAAATGAAGTACTTCCAACTATACTCAAGCAACCTGTGAATATGTCGAGGCATATCGAAAAAGCTAATGGATTTTTGCATAAAGCTCCACGTGGAAGGAAGCTACTATCTTGTTTGTGGCAAATTATTCAAGAAAATttgtaccctgcagctgatgaaTCATATTATTCTCTCGATAATCTGCTGGCCCGAGATTTGCAGTCAAACCTATGGTCCGGTTTGATGGATGATGATATAAACTTTATCAGTAGAGAGATTGAATATCAGATAACTAAAGATTTGATCGACGAAATGATTGAGCTTATTTGAAGACAGCTTCTTGAGGAGTTTTGAAATGTCCATTCCTGGATCATCTCCTTGCTATGCAGATTGGTTTGTTTTAGCTATAAAAGTTTGTTCCAAGCAACCCTCAATTACGAGGGCGAAAATATACAGAATAGCTTGATGGATAGAGGATCGTGTTCGTGTGTGCCGGTTGTGTGTTGTACAGTAGATGCTGGTGTAGATTGCTGATGTGAAGTTCATTGTTTCCTTTTCCCTTTAGATATCTTCATTCATAATCAATATTGTATCATTAATTTTCACTCTCACCATCCTTGATTTGTCTCTTGGAACGGAGCAGATGATGCCAAATGTGCTCTTTTAGATCACATTAAGCactagtaattttattttttttaggtatattagttttgaaattaaataaaatacttcGTGATTGAAATGAATGTATATTAGCAAATATGATATAGAAAGTATTAGAGAAACTAGTGTCCCGTTGTTGCATACAGTTAGAAATATTTATCTAATTAGCatgatattttttgttattttcaataAGGTTGCCTTTGGTTTGTTTAGATTTGAAATCTATGCATCACTTATAGTTTTATTATTAACAATGAAacaatatattaaatattaaattcatgtcTTATTTACATATTAGTTATATAAAATAGAATGTATTTCAAATTACATCATACTTACCATGAAATACTATATAAAACATTTAAGATGTGGGTTTGAAGTTTATATCTTAGCTTtctaaacaaaaatatatttgaatacTGATGAGTAGGAACCCAATTAaagataattaaattaaattatagttGATTATAAAAAAAAGTATTACGTAATAAGATGAACAAAATAAAGCATCTGAATATTTTCGCAAAGCATCTCCTATCGCCTCTAACCTCATTTCGTGAGGCATGTGAAAATCCCAATATTTGTTGATTGAAATACTGAAGTATCTGTCATACAATGGAACACGGATGTCTCCACAatggtatgatattgtccactttTGGTCTAAACCCTCATGAATTTGCTTTTGGACATCAACCAAAAGATCTCATACCAATAGAAATATCATTCCGATCGTTATCTTGATATTTCAATGTGGAACTTTGGTTGAATACCCAAAAATCCTCGCGTCAAACGAAGTTCCACCAATTATCCTTATGGTCCGGGCATCTACTCAAGCCTATCTGTTCTCTAATCATGGTTACTATTCTTTATTGCGTTGAGGCACACACCTTGCAAGAAATATCGAGAGCATCACCCATCTCGAGAGCTTATCACGTATTTTTACTGGGAGCCCTCACCTCTTTCGTTTAAGTATTCGAGAATTCCTCCCACATGGCTTGATCTAGACCATGGCTCTGATATCACTTGTCGTGCAACGAAAATAGGATATCTCCACAATAATATGATATTGTTCACTTTGGGTTTAAACCCTCATGGATTTGCTTTTGGACTTCACCCAAAAGATCTCATATTGATAGATATATCATTCCATCTAGATGTATTAAAATGGATTAGCGGGACGGGTCGGGCCGACCCACGACCTCTTTCAACCCACCATCAGGCGGGTCGGGGCAGGGCGGAACGACCCATCGTTTAAGCGGGTTGAAAAAacatcaacccaacccacctattttaggtggACATTAAGCAGGTCTGCCCGGCCCATGTTTTAGACGGATTGGAAAATTACCAACCCAACCTGCCTATTTGGTATAGCGGGGTGGGCCAAGCCGATGAGTCtagcccattttgacacctTTAATTCCATCTTATTATCCCATGATCTTTATCTTGATGTTTCAATGTGGGACTTTGGTTGAACAACTAACAATCCTCCCCTCAAATGAAGTTCAACCAATTATCCTTATGGTCCGGGCCTCCCCTCAAGCCTATCCTTCCTCTAATCGAGGTTACTCCTCTTCATTGCATTGGGATGCACGCCTTACAATAAATATCTAGAccactgctctgataccacttgtcgTGCAACAAAATTCGGATATCTCTACAATGGCATTATATTGTCCAATTTGGTCTAAACTCTCATTGATTTGCTTTTGGACTTCACCTAAAAG
It encodes:
- the LOC140891039 gene encoding uncharacterized protein, with protein sequence MAKKVVSHQRHVGGLEAPRNSLEFPVETSYGLCAVRDNILYAYKVTKESSDKNYHPSEAPMKRLISEEIAEKLKMKKNSPSIVARLMGVDMLPFDSKAALEVVEVKNKTSEGKLLGKERSVKGSVRHVLPASNPSQQLEPGSLNHHIDSYSGTCGTRVKLNKPKPREHPQEEELQRFKKEFEAWQAARFRECSKVVEYSSDIIQLVAQADLNREKTYCYSNSKRIETGDRLREPKDLAVLAGPHETLTLQNRKMKSKYCPAEEKESLYSNRITQTDICASQMMNSDLSLDMVSAPTKIVILQPGPGRLSLFEDSWNNTPSTSEERGSIEDFLEEVKERLKNELQGKSSKKRTTARGGEIETPYWGKPSEPKQIAQHIAQQVRDGAAKELGMNLHRSESTRSYRSEIQFNGTDSPEFINRDTRKFLTERLTNVLKGEAHREISLSVPDRTKRSVSGGDKMSYPDNFTSELETQSLAFRREFDDSVVQHKQLSPRNLVRSLSAPVSGTSFGKLLLEDRHILTGAQIRRKHEVFEKASLTTKKQKKDRFNIKQKVSSFKYSLTLRGRLFRRRVKSIQEPPQKNKHFLKDITSGPTVMMNFCETRENFTEVPPSPASVCSSIHEECWRPTDYLSTTPSSGVHQLEESEMPQVFKEINSNLNELRRRLSQLDGSFPVETINEQQPMEVEIDIEDHDEAFVRDLLVAAGLYDGSLSRSLSKWDPLGKSISYQVFEEVEDSYRRQATKDNEMCTKYHGEKSSHKMILDLLNEVLPTILKQPVNMSRHIEKANGFLHKAPRGRKLLSCLWQIIQENLYPAADESYYSLDNLLARDLQSNLWSGLMDDDINFISREIEYQITKDLIDEMIELI